The following nucleotide sequence is from Mucilaginibacter sp. cycad4.
ATGCGGCATCAATAGGTCAGGTTCACCAGGCGGAATTAAACGGCAAAAAGCTTGCTGTTAAGATCCAGTACCCTGGTGTAGGCGATTCAATCTCGTCTGACCTGAAACTGGTAAAGCCTTTTGCCTTCAGGATGCTGGGCATGAGCGAAAAAGAGCTGGATGTATACATGAAAGAGGTTGAAGAGCGTCTGCTGGAAGAAACCGACTATGAGCTGGAAGTTCGCCGCTCTGTTGAGTTTTCCAATGCCTGTGCCAATCTTAATAATGTTATTTTCCCTAAATATTACCCGGAGCTAAGCAGCAAGCGTATCATTACGATGGACTGGCTGGAAGGCAAACACCTGAAAGAGTTTTTAGCCACCAATCCATCGCAGGAATTGCGCAATCAAATAGGCCAGGCCTTATGGGATTTCTACAACTTTCAGCAACATGAGCTCCGCGCTGTACATGCCGACCCGCATCCCGGCAATTTCATGATTACGCCAGAAGGCAAACTGGGCGTTATTGATTTTGGCTGTATTAAGGAAATGCCCGAAGATTTTTATTATCCATTCTTCTCCCTTACTTCAACTAATTTACTGGATAATAAGGAAGAAACCATTAAGGCATTCCGTCAGCTGGATATGATCCACAAGGGTGATACCCCGTCGCAGATCGAATTTTATTATACCCAGTATAAAGAGATGATCAGCCTGTTCGCCCTGCCGTATATTACCGATATCTTTGATTTTAGCCAGACAGCGTTTTTTGATCAGTTGTATGGCTTTGGTGAGCGTATTTCTAAAATGCCGGAGTTTAAACAGGCCCGCGGCGTAAAGCACTTTATTTATGTAAACCGTACAAACTTTGGTTTATATAATATCTTGCACGAGCTGAAGGCCGAGGTTAAAACGGATACTTTTAAGCCGCATGTGATGCTGGAATATTAAACAGTTGGCAGTCCAAGGATCTTATCGATTATAATAGATTTTCTTATATTTAAGCAAAATAAAAGGAATGCCAAAGGTAAATGTTAAATAAAATACTTAAATACAAACAGTTTTTAGATAATTATTCGGATTGCCCGTCCAGCGCATTTAAAGAAATTTCGGGAAATTATAGCCGATGGGTTAGTTTAGATGGAAACGAAAATGATTTTAAACCAGTAAATTTAATCACGGAACCACCCCAAAGGTTATTAGACGACTCTGACAAGCTTTGCATGGGATATGGTCTTTCTTTTTTCGATACACCTGAAAACGCTTTAAATAGATATAGATTATTGTATAACAAACAAAAAAGAGATTCTTTAAAAGAAATTTTTAAAAATGATAAAGGCACTCAAATTGCTATTATCAAAATTGAGAATGATGGGTTAGGAGATGAACCTAATTCAACGAATGGTCATTTTACTTTTCACGAGTATACAGGAATTGACCTCGCAAATAAAATTGAAAGCAGAATAAATATTTTTGCAGAAGATGGCACAATTAACACAATATTATAGTCATAGCAACTTAAATAATTCCTTGATAAGAATTGGGGATCTTGTAAATTTAGATGGTCCAGTACTATCATTATTTGAAGATGTAAGAAACGGCTATTTATATTTATTCGACTGGGTCGACAGAATAGAACAATATAATAGATGGATCATTTTCCAAATAAGATCAAAGGACATTTTAGAGTTTATACAGAAACGCATAACCTATCTCCAATTGTTTCAAAATGCAGTTAGAGGTACATATTACTTTACCGATATAGCTAATAACAATATAAACAACTATAAGATCAACCATTTGGAAACTGTACCGGATAAATACTATCCTAATAAAAATGATTATTTTGATAAAGCGGATTGCCCAAGTTTTGATAAGATAGTGCTATTCCTTCTGAACAAGAAGCAAGAAAATATTTATTTATCTAACGCATCCGTTTTTTTAATAAATAGCCATCGAACCCGAACTCGAGTGGATAACAGAAAAAAAAGTAGAACTTTAATTGAAAAAACGTTGAATAGCGATTCTTTCAGACTTATATTTTTATCGGTTAATGATTCTCATAAAAGCAAATATGATGTGGCCGCAGTAACAAGTATAAAGAAATCTAAATTTAATCTTAAAAAACATGCTTGAATTACTTAAATCATATTTCGAGCAACAGAACTGGAAGTACTCGTATGTAGATGACGAAACTAAATTAAATATTACTATTAATGGTGAAAATGGAAGTTTTGAGTGCCATGCCGGTTATTTTAACGATGAGACACACGGTGGATTTATCTTCCTGTCGATAGTTGGAAGTGATTGCCCGGACAACAAAAAGATTCAAATGGCTGAATTATTGACACGATTAAATTTTGATCAATATTTAGGTAATTTCGAGTTGGATTTTGAAACAGGGGAGATTAGATATAAAACCAGTTTGGTATATAATAAGATTCAACCTGATTTGGAAATGGTTGACAACCTAATAAAGTTTAATATAATAGTTATGGACAATTCCCTTCCAGGGATAATTGGATTAATTTACAATGATCTAGCTCCTTTAGAAGCTTATGAATTAGCTAATAAAGGTGTTTAAAGATTTTATAATATAACAATACTGACCTCCATGCCAATACTACAAAACACATTCGTCCACCACGTACATTTTTGGTTAAAAAACAAAGCCGATAAAGATAAACTGATTGAAGGGCTTAACATCCTCCTCCCTATTCCGTACATCCGCGATATACATATCGGCGTGCCAGCCGATACCAACCGCGATGTGATCGACCGTTCATATGATTTATCACTATTGATCTTATTTGATTCGCCCAAAGCCCAGGAGGCTTACCAGGTTGACCCTACCCACATCATCTTTGCCGAAGAATATGCCAAACCGCTATGCAGTAAAGTGGTGGTAGTTGACAGCGTAAATATATAGCGTTAACATTTTACAAACATATTATAAGGCAGGCCCGGTTGTTTAAAACCGCCTGCCTTTTTTGTTGTTTCACTAAGCATGAAGGTTTTACTTGCTGGTGCAAACGGCTATATTGGTACGAGGCTTATCCCGGTTTTGCTGGAGAAAGGCCATGACGTAGTTTGCCTGGTACGTGATAAACGGCGTTTCCATGAGCACAGCGATTTTAGCGGACAGGTCACCCTCATTACGGGCGATCTGCTTAAAGAATCAAATATAGAAGCATTTCCCGAAGATCTTGATGCAGCCTATTACCTGGTGCATTCCATGGCGCAAACGCAGGATTTTGCCGCGCTCGAAGCCCTTTCCGCGCATAACTTTGTACGGGCTCTTGATAAAACCAGCTGCAAACAAACCATATTTTTAAGCGGGATAACCAACGACGGCAACCTCTCGCGCCATCTGGAATCGCGACGGCATGTGGAGGATGTGCTGAAAGAAGGCAAAGCAGCATTAACTGTTTTGCGGGCAGCAATTATCATTGGTTCGGGCAGCGCCTCGTTCGAGATCATTCGCGATCTTACCGAAAAACTTCCGGTTATGACAGTACCGCGCTGGGTGAACACCAAATGCCAGCCAATTGGCATCCGCGATGTGCTGGGCTACCTGGAAGGGGTAATGCTGATCGAAAAATCGTTCAATAAAACTTTTGATATAGGCGGGCCCGATATTCTTTCTTTTAAACAAATGATGCTTACCTATGCCAAGGTACGTAAGCTGAAAAGGTATATGATTACCATACCTTTCCTGTCACCCAAAATATCATCATACTGGCTGTACTTTGTTACCTCAACAAGCTATACCCTTGCCCAAAGCCTGGTGAACAGCATGAAGAACGAAACTATAATGCACGATCATAGCATTGATAATGTAGTACCGCGAAAGTGCCTGACTTATAAAGAATGCCTTGAGCTTGCCTTTGTCAAGATCGAGCAAAACTCCATTGTGTCAAGCTGGAAAGATGCTTTTAACCAGGGCTATCTTAATCCGGGCTTTATGGACCAGATCAAAGTACCTCAGAACGGCACCCAGGAATATAAGGTAAAAATGCCCTTTGAACGCCCGGCTGCTGAAGTGTTCACCAACGTACTCTCCATAGGCGGTAACCGTGGCTGGTATTACTGGGACTGGATCTGGAACATCCGCGGGTTCCTGGATAAGATCTTCGGTGGTGTTGGCTCACGCAGGGGACGCACCAGCAATATTCATATAAGTCCGGGTGATGTGATTGATTTTTGGCGGGTTTTATTAGCCGACCGGGAGAATAAACGCCTGCTGTTATACGCCGAAATGAAACTACCCGGCGAAGCCTGGCTTGAATTTAAAATAATTGAACGACACGGTAAACAAAGTTTAAGCCAGGTAGCTACCTTTAGGCCCAGCGGTTTGTGGGGACGCATTTACTGGTATGCCATGTGGCCCTTTCACCTGTTTATATTTAACGGCATGGCAAAGGAAATTGTTAATTATACAGAAAAAGGTCATTGAATCATTGTGCTGCCCATCATTTACCTCATGTCATTAATCATTAAGTCATTTTTGAGCATGACAGCAGCATAATGACACGAAGTAAATGACGCAAAGCAAATGACGCGTAGCATAATGACACAAAGTAAAATGACACGAAGTATATTATTAACCGGCGGATCGGGATTATTAGGCGGGCACCTTACCAAAGCTTTACTGGCTAAGGGTTATACCATAAGTCATTTAAGCCGCAGGGCGGGTAATAATGATAAGGTAAAAACCTTTATATGGGATATTAACAACGGTATTATTGATGAGCATTGCATAGAGGGGGTTGATACCATCGTGCACCTGGCCGGCTCAGGCATTGCCGAAAAACGGTGGACAGATGCCCGCAAAAATGACCTGATAGATAGCCGCGTAAAATCAATTGGAATGGTGTATGATTTGCTGAAACGTAAACAGCACCAGGTTACATCGGTAATTTCCGCATCGGGAGTTGGGTATTATAGCGACCGGGGCGATGAGCTGATGTATGAAACCAATGCACCTACCGACGACTTTATATCTCAATGCTGTGTATTATGGGAAGCTGCTGTTGATGAGGGCGAAAAGCTGGGTATGCGGGTTTTGAAATTCCGTACCGGGGTTGTGCTGGATAAAGATGGCGGGGCCTTGCCGACACTCACGCAACCCATTAAATTATTTGTTGGTTCACCCATTGGCAGCGGTAAACAATGGGTGCCCTGGATCCACTGGCAGGACGTGGTGGATATGTACCTTTTAGCGATCGGGAATAAAGACCTTGACGGTGTTTATAATATGGTTGCGCCAAACCCTGTTACCAATAAGCAATTAACCCAGGCTGTGGCCAAACAATTACATAAACCATTGTGGGCGCCAAATGTACCGGGCTTTGTGCTCAAACTTTTATTGGGTGAAATGAGCAGCATTGTATTGGGCAGCACCAAAGTATCGGCACAAAAAATTGAGAACGCCGGGTTCAAATTTAAATTTACTAACCTGGAGGCCGCTTTAAGTGCGATATATGGATCATAAAACACCGGTAACGTTATTCTGGTTCCGCCGCGATTTGCGGCTTGATGATAATGCAGGGCTTTATCATGCCCTCAAAAGCGGCAATCCGGTTTTACCTGTTTTTATTTTCGATAAAGAAATATTGGATCAACTTGAAGACAAAGACGATGCCCGGGTTACGTTCATTCATCAAACCATAGAAAGCTTAAGTACCCAACTTCATAAGCACAGTAGCAGCCTCCTGGTATTACACCACAAAGCCGTAGATGCCTGGGATAAGCTCATCAAAGAATATAATATTGCCGAAGTTTATACCAACCATGACTATGAACCCTATGCTATTAAACGCGATAATGAGGTACGCGTAAAACTTGAGAAGCATGACATCTCCTTCAAAACCTATAAAGACCAGGTCATATTTGAAAAGGATGAAGTGGTGAAAGATGACGGCAAACCCTATACTGTTTACACGCCGTACCAGCGTAAATGGCACGGTGCGCTAAAACCGTTTTATTTAAAACCCTACCCCACAAAAAGGTATTTAAAAAACCTGTATAAAACCCGCGCGTTACCTATACCCTCGTTAAAATCTTTTGGCTTTGAAAAAAGCAATACCCTTCTGCCGGATAAAGATTACGAAAGCATAATTAACGGCTACAAGGAACAGCGCGATTTTCCGGCCGTTAAAGGCACCTCACATATTGGTATGCACTTGCGCTTTGGTACGGTAAGCATCCGTGAGCTGGCGGGTACAGCTTACAGTTATCATGATAAAACCTGGCTTAATGAGCTCATCTGGCGGGAGTTTTATATGATGATATTACATCATTTTCCGCATACTATAAATCATGCTTTCAGGCCGGAGTATGATCGCATCCATTGGGTAAATGATGAAAAACAATTTGAGGCCTGGTGCAAAGGCCAAACCGGTTTCCCAATTGTTGATGCGGGGATGCGTGAGTTAAATGCAACAGGTTTTATGCACAACCGTGTGCGCATGATAGTGGCAAGCTTTTTAAGTAAAGACCTGCTGATTGACTGGCGATGGGGTGAACGTTATTTTGCCCGTAAACTGCTGGATTACGAAATGGCCAGTAATGTAGGAGGCTGGCAATGGGCGGCCGGGTCAGGTACAGATGCTGCACCATACTTCAGGATCTTTAATCCGGAAGCCCAAACCAAAAAGTTCGACCCCGGGCTTCAATACATAAAAAAATGGGTTCCGGAATATGCCGATTTCAGCAAATATCCAAAACCCATTGTTGATCACGGCAAAGCGCGCGACAGGTGTTTAGCAGCGTTTAAAAATGCGCTGGCTAAGTAATATTTTTAATATATTTTAAAAGCTTCACCGTTCAATATATAACCTGTAGGTGCACCGTCATTAGGTGAGTAATAATAATCTTGATAAGTTGAACTATAAGACTCTTTTACTGAACGTTGAGGAGCCGCAAATGGAGTACCATATATATATCCAAGAACGCCTTCTAATGAAAATCCTGAAGGAAATGTATTAACATGAATGGTGTAATAATGCGCTCCTGTATTTGGATTAACAAATCTATAAACAGTCTGATCGGTAGGGCTATTCCGGAATTCCGCATACAACTGTCCGATAGAACCTTGATAAACAAACCCTCCACTACCATTAGGGCCAAGCTCGTTTAGGTTGTTAGTATAAAAGTGCTTGTGATGTGTTGCATTATAATACTGGTAAATAGTTACCTTTGTCTGAGCCTTTACAGTGTTAGATAATCCTGATATCAAGGCAAATAATAGAAATAAATAAATCTTTTTCATATTTTTCATGCTTTTTTCAAGCAAAGATAAAAAAATATTATTTATTATTAAATAATAATATCCAGAACATTGATAAATTCAGCAAATATCCAAAACCTATCGTTGATCACAGCAAAGCTCGTGACCGGTGTTTAGCGGGCGTTTAAAAAGCGCTGGCTAAGTAATATTAATTAGTAACTGTAGCTATTGTAAAATCAAAATAAAGCACAACATTGGAGCCTATCGGTGAGCTACCCGCAGTCCCATAACCAAACCTTGAGGGTATAATCATTGATACAGCCGCTCCTGCAGTTTGCCCGGTCAATGCTTCTTTAACCCCAACTCTAAGTCCGGCATCAACTGTGAACGAAGAGATAGTATTGCCATCTGTAGTGGTGCTGCCAAATACAACATCATTTAAATATTTGCCCGAATATGTACAGGTAAAATTGGAGCCGTCAGTAATCGCGTCACCAACACCTGTACCGGGGGTAACTACTTTTACATATACGCCGTCGGCGGTAGGCACAAACCCGGTAAGTCCTTTAGTTTTGATATAATTTTTAATGATAGCATCATCATAAACCTCCTGGTTTGAAACCACGTTGATATAGTAATCCAAACTCTGGTTACCGCCGATGTGGGTATTGGCATTACTTGAGCTGCCTGATCCGTAACCGTTAACGCCATAAGCCAAATGTGAAGGTATGATCACCCTTGCTGCTGTACCCTTATATTTTATCAGGTTGTGGATAGCTATCTGTAAGCCTTTGGGCAGCGAACTGCTAACATGGCCCAAATAACCGTAATAATGGTTTGCATTAAGCGAGTCAACGGAGATAAACTTGCCATCGAGTGTTCGTATTGTAAATACAAATGAGATCTGATCAGAGTAATCCATCGGTGTACCGCGGCCTTGCGAAAGGATCTTGTAGTAAATACCGGTTGTATCACCGTCGGTTGTATCACGCAGCATACCTGTGATGCTGTTTGCTGCTATGTAATTCTTGATCTGGGTTTCGTCATATTGCTTGATGTCCGGATCGTTCCTGTCTTTCCGGCATGATATAAGGCCTATAGAGATAAGTACTAAGAGCGTAAAAATAGTTTGTTTCATTTATTATAATTTGTCTTTTTAACCGCCTAAAGCATTTTGCTTTACTGGCTTATATTGTCCGTTTGATCAGGCTTTGTTAATTGGTTACGCCATACAGCTGAATTTGAAAATCAAGTACCGAATTTGCCGGCAAATGTATCGAATCCTGCGCATATGGTCCATAGGCATAACGCGATGGGATCAGCAACCGAACCTTACCTCCCGGTTTGATTTGCGGGATACCTAACTGCCAGCCTTTTATTACCCCCCCCAATATATAGGTAGGGTGAAACTGATCCGTTTGGGCAAACACAAAACCTGATGTTAGGATTTTACCGGTAAACCCAACTGTAACCTGTGTCGAACTGGTATAAAGTACATTGCCGGTACCTTCTTCTCCGTCGTTTACTATATAATAAACACCCGTTGTGTCTATCTTTTTAGCTTTCAATGTGCTATTAGCAGCCAGGTAATCAGCTATGATAGTACTGTCAATTTCTTTTTGTTTGTTATATTGTACTAACGGGCTAACAGATGATTTGACACAACCGCCTGCAATAACGCCTAAAAGCAATAAAACTATCAGAATCCTGTTCATCAATTCAAAAGGCAAATTTATTCTTTTAAAATAGAAAAACGGCAGCTTAACACTTTTTAACAATTAATAAAAAGCAAGCCCCGTCCAAAACACCCAACAAGGGATATTTCGAAGCTAAAACGTTCAATTTTAAGTAAAAGTGTACAGATGTCATTTTGCTGCGCAGTCATTTATTTCACGTCATTAAGTCATTGTTGTTCATTCCATAACATCAGGCAAATCCCCCAATGACGCGAAGTAAATGACTTAATGACTGCACAGTGCAATGACACGGAGTAAATGACAGCGCAGCGCAATGACGCGAAGCAAAATGACCAATCAGGGTTTATAGTTAACCGTAAGCTTGTTCAGCTTTTTAAGGGTTTCAATGAGATGTTGTTTATCCGCTTCGCTGATGTTGGCATCCAGGTAATTATTGAACTGCCGTACTATTACGCGGGCCTGGTGGCGCTTTTCTTTACCCAGCGCGGTGAGGTAAATTTTAACAGATCGCTTATCTCCTTCGTTGCTTTCGCGATATATAAGCCCGGTGGTTTCCAGCTGACTAAGCATACGCGACAAGCTGGTTGATTTAAGCCCCAGCAAGGCAGCAGCCTGCGATACGGTGGTGCCTTCCTTTTCGTCGATATTAATAAGCAGGTAACCTATTGATTGTGTAAAGCCAAACTCAGTAACCAGCTGGTTGTAACGGTTAGCCATGGTTTGCCACACTATCTTTATAAAATAGTCAATGGTTTCCTGGTGTTTTACATTGTTATGCATGCATACCAAACGTAAGAAATGCTTATTGATTACGCAAATTTAAGTTCTAAGCCCAAAGTCTTAAATTCTAAGTTTGGAACAGTAATCAAAGCAAAAGACACCAATTAAAACTTAGGACTTTAAACTCAGAACTTAAGTCTTAAAAACCTAATTTAGTATCATCCCCTCTCGGGTCAGCTCCGCCTTCGTAATAGCCCCATTGGGTTTTGAGAATAGCATCAACACGACCAATAGATTGTGTGGGCACAATCTTATATCCTTTGCTTTGTAGCTTACCGGCTGTAGTGCTGTCAACACCGTCCTTTTCAATAGTTACTTCGTCGGGCAGCCACTGGCTATGGAAACGTTTTGAAGCAACAGCCTGCTGCATGTTCTGGTTAAATTCAATTACGTTGAGTATGGTTTGGAAAACAGAGGTAATAATAGTTGAGCCGCCGGGGGTTCCTACCACCATAAACAGTTTGCTGTCCTTTTCAACAATGGTGGGTGTCATGGACGATAACATCCGCTTGCCGGGCTGAATGCTGTTAGCTTTGCCACCGATAAGGCCGTACATGTTTGGCACACCTGGCTTGGAGCTAAAATCATCCATCTCATTATTCAGCAAAAAGCCCGCCCCGCCTACAAAGATCTTTGAGCCAAAACTGTCATTCAAGGTAGTGGTAACGGATACCGCATTGCCGTCCCTGTCCACAATGGAGTAATGCGTGGTCTGGTCGCTTTCATAACCAACAAATGAGCCTGGTTGGATACTGGTACTTGGCGTAGCAGCATCCCAGCTAAAGCTTTTCATACGCGATGTGATATAGGCCGGCTGGAGCAGGCTATCAACCGGCACTTTATAAAAATCCGGGTCGCCAAGATATTTGGAGCGATCGGCATATACCCGACGCTCGGTTTCAACAATTAATCTGATAGTAGAGTCCTGGTTATAGCCCCACCGTTTCAGCGGATAAGGCTCAACCGATTTCAGCAATTGCAATAAAGCAATCCCTCCGCTTGAGGGCGGCGGCATAGTGATGATCTTGTAGTCCTTATATTTACCAACGAGCGCATCACGCCAAACGGCATGATAGCTTTTGAGATCGGCTTTGGTGATGAGGCCGTCACCCTGTTTCATTTCGGCAATGATCAAATCGGCAACCGGGCCCTCATAAAAACCATCCCGGCCTTTATCCCGGATCTGTTCAAATGTTTTGGCAAGATCTTCCTGTACCAATAAATCACCTTCCTTCCATTCCCCATCCTTTACCAAATAATTTTTACCCGGGTTTAGTTTTTTAAATTGTTCGGCAGTACGATTGAGGTCGCTGGCCAAATGTTTGGTTATTTTAAAACCGCTGCGGGCAAGTTTAATGGCAGGCTCAACCAAATCGGCCCATTTCAGTTTGCCGTATTTACGATGAGCTTCAA
It contains:
- a CDS encoding AarF/ABC1/UbiB kinase family protein, with translation MTDKDKISPSGGDLEGAPEQNSIPTTKVQRSAKFVKTGIKIGGNYIKHYSKKLFNPDLDKSELNEDNAADIYQSLSELKGSALKVAQMLSMDKNLLPQAYVDKFTQSQYNAPPLSGPLIVQTFRKYFGKNPDQIFDKFNIRSTNAASIGQVHQAELNGKKLAVKIQYPGVGDSISSDLKLVKPFAFRMLGMSEKELDVYMKEVEERLLEETDYELEVRRSVEFSNACANLNNVIFPKYYPELSSKRIITMDWLEGKHLKEFLATNPSQELRNQIGQALWDFYNFQQHELRAVHADPHPGNFMITPEGKLGVIDFGCIKEMPEDFYYPFFSLTSTNLLDNKEETIKAFRQLDMIHKGDTPSQIEFYYTQYKEMISLFALPYITDIFDFSQTAFFDQLYGFGERISKMPEFKQARGVKHFIYVNRTNFGLYNILHELKAEVKTDTFKPHVMLEY
- a CDS encoding YbjN domain-containing protein — translated: MLELLKSYFEQQNWKYSYVDDETKLNITINGENGSFECHAGYFNDETHGGFIFLSIVGSDCPDNKKIQMAELLTRLNFDQYLGNFELDFETGEIRYKTSLVYNKIQPDLEMVDNLIKFNIIVMDNSLPGIIGLIYNDLAPLEAYELANKGV
- a CDS encoding Dabb family protein, whose amino-acid sequence is MPILQNTFVHHVHFWLKNKADKDKLIEGLNILLPIPYIRDIHIGVPADTNRDVIDRSYDLSLLILFDSPKAQEAYQVDPTHIIFAEEYAKPLCSKVVVVDSVNI
- a CDS encoding SDR family oxidoreductase; this encodes MKVLLAGANGYIGTRLIPVLLEKGHDVVCLVRDKRRFHEHSDFSGQVTLITGDLLKESNIEAFPEDLDAAYYLVHSMAQTQDFAALEALSAHNFVRALDKTSCKQTIFLSGITNDGNLSRHLESRRHVEDVLKEGKAALTVLRAAIIIGSGSASFEIIRDLTEKLPVMTVPRWVNTKCQPIGIRDVLGYLEGVMLIEKSFNKTFDIGGPDILSFKQMMLTYAKVRKLKRYMITIPFLSPKISSYWLYFVTSTSYTLAQSLVNSMKNETIMHDHSIDNVVPRKCLTYKECLELAFVKIEQNSIVSSWKDAFNQGYLNPGFMDQIKVPQNGTQEYKVKMPFERPAAEVFTNVLSIGGNRGWYYWDWIWNIRGFLDKIFGGVGSRRGRTSNIHISPGDVIDFWRVLLADRENKRLLLYAEMKLPGEAWLEFKIIERHGKQSLSQVATFRPSGLWGRIYWYAMWPFHLFIFNGMAKEIVNYTEKGH
- a CDS encoding TIGR01777 family oxidoreductase — its product is MTRSILLTGGSGLLGGHLTKALLAKGYTISHLSRRAGNNDKVKTFIWDINNGIIDEHCIEGVDTIVHLAGSGIAEKRWTDARKNDLIDSRVKSIGMVYDLLKRKQHQVTSVISASGVGYYSDRGDELMYETNAPTDDFISQCCVLWEAAVDEGEKLGMRVLKFRTGVVLDKDGGALPTLTQPIKLFVGSPIGSGKQWVPWIHWQDVVDMYLLAIGNKDLDGVYNMVAPNPVTNKQLTQAVAKQLHKPLWAPNVPGFVLKLLLGEMSSIVLGSTKVSAQKIENAGFKFKFTNLEAALSAIYGS
- a CDS encoding deoxyribodipyrimidine photo-lyase, encoding MDHKTPVTLFWFRRDLRLDDNAGLYHALKSGNPVLPVFIFDKEILDQLEDKDDARVTFIHQTIESLSTQLHKHSSSLLVLHHKAVDAWDKLIKEYNIAEVYTNHDYEPYAIKRDNEVRVKLEKHDISFKTYKDQVIFEKDEVVKDDGKPYTVYTPYQRKWHGALKPFYLKPYPTKRYLKNLYKTRALPIPSLKSFGFEKSNTLLPDKDYESIINGYKEQRDFPAVKGTSHIGMHLRFGTVSIRELAGTAYSYHDKTWLNELIWREFYMMILHHFPHTINHAFRPEYDRIHWVNDEKQFEAWCKGQTGFPIVDAGMRELNATGFMHNRVRMIVASFLSKDLLIDWRWGERYFARKLLDYEMASNVGGWQWAAGSGTDAAPYFRIFNPEAQTKKFDPGLQYIKKWVPEYADFSKYPKPIVDHGKARDRCLAAFKNALAK
- a CDS encoding FKBP-type peptidyl-prolyl cis-trans isomerase, producing the protein MKQTIFTLLVLISIGLISCRKDRNDPDIKQYDETQIKNYIAANSITGMLRDTTDGDTTGIYYKILSQGRGTPMDYSDQISFVFTIRTLDGKFISVDSLNANHYYGYLGHVSSSLPKGLQIAIHNLIKYKGTAARVIIPSHLAYGVNGYGSGSSSNANTHIGGNQSLDYYINVVSNQEVYDDAIIKNYIKTKGLTGFVPTADGVYVKVVTPGTGVGDAITDGSNFTCTYSGKYLNDVVFGSTTTDGNTISSFTVDAGLRVGVKEALTGQTAGAAVSMIIPSRFGYGTAGSSPIGSNVVLYFDFTIATVTN
- a CDS encoding FKBP-type peptidyl-prolyl cis-trans isomerase → MNRILIVLLLLGVIAGGCVKSSVSPLVQYNKQKEIDSTIIADYLAANSTLKAKKIDTTGVYYIVNDGEEGTGNVLYTSSTQVTVGFTGKILTSGFVFAQTDQFHPTYILGGVIKGWQLGIPQIKPGGKVRLLIPSRYAYGPYAQDSIHLPANSVLDFQIQLYGVTN
- a CDS encoding MarR family winged helix-turn-helix transcriptional regulator, yielding MHNNVKHQETIDYFIKIVWQTMANRYNQLVTEFGFTQSIGYLLINIDEKEGTTVSQAAALLGLKSTSLSRMLSQLETTGLIYRESNEGDKRSVKIYLTALGKEKRHQARVIVRQFNNYLDANISEADKQHLIETLKKLNKLTVNYKP
- the ggt gene encoding gamma-glutamyltransferase; its protein translation is MTINYPKISNPKCQVLFLSVIFFVLWGCAPKQLGLNNSGQYRNGMVVCAYPDAAQVGLDILKKGGNAVDAAVAVQFALAVTLPEAGNIGGGGFMVYRACDGKTSTLDFREKGPGAANVNMYLDSAGNVIPNMSLYTHKASGVPGSVDGMVEAHRKYGKLKWADLVEPAIKLARSGFKITKHLASDLNRTAEQFKKLNPGKNYLVKDGEWKEGDLLVQEDLAKTFEQIRDKGRDGFYEGPVADLIIAEMKQGDGLITKADLKSYHAVWRDALVGKYKDYKIITMPPPSSGGIALLQLLKSVEPYPLKRWGYNQDSTIRLIVETERRVYADRSKYLGDPDFYKVPVDSLLQPAYITSRMKSFSWDAATPSTSIQPGSFVGYESDQTTHYSIVDRDGNAVSVTTTLNDSFGSKIFVGGAGFLLNNEMDDFSSKPGVPNMYGLIGGKANSIQPGKRMLSSMTPTIVEKDSKLFMVVGTPGGSTIITSVFQTILNVIEFNQNMQQAVASKRFHSQWLPDEVTIEKDGVDSTTAGKLQSKGYKIVPTQSIGRVDAILKTQWGYYEGGADPRGDDTKLGF